GGGCGATCTCCATTTGAATAAGTACTATATGTGCCATTGCTTTAAAGAGGTGACCGGCTACACGATCAACAACTATGTCATCAGCAAGCGGATTGAGGAAGCGAAGAAGCTGCTGCGTACGACGGATGAACCTATAGCGTTCTTATGTGAAAAGCTCGGCTTTAATACGGCTGTTCATTTCAGCCGTTCCTTTAAAAAGTTAGTCGGGGTGTCGCCACAGCAATATCGCAAGCAAGCTGCAGGCTCTAGAGCTTGAATAAATATGATGATGAGAAGAGGGGTAGCTTCATGAAAAAGTTTATGAAAACGGTATCGATTACATTGTCAATTGCTATGCTGAGTATGGCATCTGTCGCTTGCGGGAACAAGGAGACTGACACAGCAACTGGCAGCAGCGAGGCGAAGCCCGCCAAGCTTGATTTCGTCTGGTTCTCGGATGGCAGCGAGGGCAAGATCATGGAAGGCATTATTAAGGAATACACTGCGAAAAAGCCTCACGTGACGGTCAATATGATCGAGGTTCCGTACAAGGATCTGTCTACGAAGCTGAAAACGATGGTTGCCGGTGGACAGCCGCCTGCGCTTGCCCGCATCAGTACATCTGAGCTCGGCGGCTTCGCCAATCAAGCGATCGACTTGAGCACCAGTAATGGCGGCCTTGATGCTTACACCGGACAATTCATAGACTCGTTGAAGCCCTTCTATGTGGTGAATAATAAAGCGGTGGCTGCTCCGATGGACGTCACAGCTAACGGTCTGATCTACAACAAAACACTGTTTGACAAAGCTGGTGTCAAGGTTCCGACCTCTCCAGATCAAATTTGGACGTGGGAGGACTTTACCGGAGCGCTGAAGCAGGTCATGGACAAGGGCGGCGCGAAGTATGGTCTCGTGTGGGACTACACCCCGCAGCGCTGGTCCACACTGTTGTACCAATTCGGGGGCAGCATGATGAGTGCGGACGGCACGAAAGCGACTATCAACAATGAAGCAGGCGTACAAACGGCAGAGTTCTTCAAGAAGCTGCACACGGATGGTCTTGCTCCGACGTCGGTATGGTTCGGCGGAGAGAATCCGAACAACCTGTTCCGTACAGGCACGGTGGCTGCTCATTTGGCTGGCAACTGGATGATCAGCAACTATAAGGACATCACGAATTTTGAGTGGGGTGTAACCTACATGCCGAAGGCGAAAAATCGTTCCTCGGTACCGGGCGGCAAGTTCGCGATGGCCTTTAAGGACTCGGGCGTTGAGAAGGAAGCGACCGATTTCATCAACTACCTGACGACGAAAGAGGTTAATGCCAAATATACGCAAGAGGCATTATTCCTAAGCCCGCGCAAGGACAATGCGAAGCTGGAATACGCTTTCGGCAAAGATATGATGGAGCTGTTCTCGAACGAATTGAACAATACGGTGCCTGCCGCGGCTGAGGATTGGTCGAAGCAGACGATTGTGCCGAAGTTCAGTAACGATCTGAAGAAGACGATATCCGAGATTGTCGCCGACAAGGTGACGGCGAAGGAAGGTCTGGATCAGGTCGCAGGTTTAATTGATAAGGCCATTCAAGATCAGAAGAAGTAACAGTGTGGAGAGACTGCTGCCGCGGGGTGACTGCGGCAGCGCTCCATTTTTATATAGGAAAGTTAGAAAGGAGTATGGAATATGTCTGCACCAGCATCGGCAGTCAAGAAGACAAGCAAGCGGCGGCCCGGTCAATCGTTCGGTTCAATCCCCTATCTGTTTGTGCTTCCTAACTTCCTGATCTTCACCACCTTTATTGTCATCCCTACGATTATCGGGTTCGTGTATTCCTTCCATGAATATGATGGGCTAAACCCGATGGAGTTCGTCGGCCTTGCTAATTATAAAGAAATATTTACGAACGGTGAATACTGGACGGCACTTGGGAAGACGTCGCTGTACGCGCTTATAGTCGTACCGGTAATTTACGGTCTCTCCCTTGCTGTGGCGATGATGCTGATTCAGCCCATTCAGATGAAGGGCTTTTTTCGATCTATTTTTTATTGGCCTACCATGATTTCCTACATTATTGTCGGCTTAACCTGGAAGTGGATTTTTGGTGATTTCGGAGTGCTCAATTACTTTATGTCATTGTTTGGCGTCGAACCCGTTCATTTCTTGTCTGATTCGTTTTTTGCTGGGGTATCCGTTATTATTGCGACGATCTGGTCAAGACTTGGCTTCTATATGGTCATCTTCATGGCAGGCTTGCAGGCAATCCCGAACGATTACTATGAGGCGGCCCGATTGGATGGGGCATCGAAGCCTCGGGTGTTCTGGAGTATTACCCTGCCGCTCTTGAAGCCGACGACGGTGCTCGTCATCATGCTCTCGCTGATTGAATCGTTCAAGGCGTACCCGCTATTATTCGCGCTTACCGGAGGAGGTCCGGGACGGGAGACGACATATATCGTGCAGTATATCTATGAGACCGGCTTTGCGAAGCAGGAGTTGGGTATGGCGAGCGCGATGTCGGTGCTGCTGTTCGTTCTGATCTCGGTGTTCACCGCCTTGCAATTCAGACTGTCCAAGGGAGGCAATGATTAACGTGGAACTGAAGCCAACAGCTAAAGCTGTGCTGTACGTAACCTTGTTAATACTGGCTGCGCTGTGGATATTTCCTGTGCTCTGGATCGTCATCTCGTCCTTCAAGACGAATCAAGATCTGTACAGCTTCCCGCCGCGGTTTTGGCCGGAGCCCTTCACGATGGAGCACTTTACCGCTGCCTTCGACAAAGGCAACTTCGGCACTTATTTCATGAATAGTTTGATTGTAACCGTAAGCTCGACGATTCTGCTGCTTTTGATTAACTCGATGGCAGGGTTTGCGCTCGCTAAATATCGCTTCAAGGGCGACATGATACTGCTTGTCGGCTTCATCTCGACGCTGATGATTCCGCTGGAGGTCATTATGATCCCGATCTTCAAGGTGCTCAGCTTCTTAGGGATGTTCAACAGCCTGCTCGCAATTATTATTCCTCCTGCGGCTACACCGACAGGTGTGTTTCTCATCCGACAATATTTACTGACCGTGCCGGATGAGTTGCTGGAGGCGGCCCGGATGGACGGCGCCTCGGAGTGGAGAATTTATTCGCGCATCATCTTGCCGATCTGTAAGCCGATTCTGGCTGTGCTGGCGATCTTCTCCTTCATGTGGCGGTGGGATGATTTCTTGTGGCCGCTAATTGGGATTAGTGATCCGTCTTTGTACACGATCCAGTTAGCGTTATCTAACTTCATCGGGGAATACAACGTAGATTGGGGCAGTCTGCTTGCGATGTCGGTCATTACGATGATTCCGGTGCTGGTCGTGTTCGTCATTTTCCAGCGGCAATTCGTTAACGGGATGGTTACGTCCGGTATGAAATAATATACTGTGCATGGGAGTCAGGAACATGGAACGCTACATTTTGTCGTTAGATCAAGGAACAACGAGCTCGAGAGCAATCGTATTCAACCGGGACAGCGAAATTATAGGCACTGCTCAGCAGGAATTCTTACAGCTGTATCCGCAGCCGGGCTGGGTGGAGCACGACGCTGAGGACATATGGGAGTCCGTGCTCGCGGTGATCTCAGCCTGCTTGTCCGATGCAGGGCTCAAGCCCGGTCAGATTGCGGCTATTGGCATTGCGAACCAGAGGGAGACGACGATTGTGTGGGACCGATTAACCGGCAAGCCGATCTATCATGCGATCGTCTGGCAGTCGAGGCAATCGGCTGCGATCTGTGAGAGGCTCGCCTCCAGGGGTCTTGGTCCGTACATTCAGGACAAAACAGGGCTACTGCTCGACCCGTACTTCTCCGCTACCAAGGTCGCGTGGATCTTGGAGGAGGTGGAGGGCGTCAGAGCACGAGCCGAACGGGGAGAACTGCTGTTCGGAACGGTCGACAGTTGGCTCATCTGGAGGCTGACAGGCGGGCGGGCGCATGTGACCGATTATTCGAATGCGTCGCGCACGATGATGTACAACATTCGTGAGCTGGACTGGGATCAGCAGATTCTTGAATGGCTGGACATCCCTCTGTCGATGCTGCCCGAGGTATTGCCCTCGTCGTACCAGTACGGCGTAACGGATGAGAGCTTATTTGGCGTCGAAATTCCGATTGCAGGGGCTGCGGGCGATCAGCAGGCTGCCTTGTTCGGTCAAGCCTGCTATGAGGAGGGTGCCGTTAAGACGACATATGGTACGGGCTGCTTCATGCTCATGAACACCGGAGGCGAGGCTGTCAGCTCAAGGCACGGTCTGCTGACGACGATTGCCTGGGGAATCGAGGGACGGGTGGACTATGCCCTCGAGGGCAGCGTATTCGTCGCAGGGTCGGCGATCCAGTGGCTGCGGGATGGGCTGCAGCTGCTCGAGAGCGCCGAAGAGAGCGAGCAGCTTGCTGCGAGCGTTGCTTCGACGGAAGGCGTGTACATCGTACCGGCGTTCGTCGGGCTTGGCACGCCGTATTGGGACAGTGAGGTCCGGGGGGCTGTGTTCGGACTGACGCGCGGCACGACGAAGGCGCATCTCGTCCGAGCTACACTCGAGTCGCTCGCTTACCAGACGAAGGATGTGCTCGAGGTTATGAGGGAGGATTCGGGCATCTCCCTGCAGTCTCTGCGAGTAGACGGCGGAGCGGTAAGGAATCCGTTCTTAATGCAGTTTCAGAGCGACATCGTGAATGTTCCTGTCGAGCGCCCGGTCATTCATGAGACAACAGCGCTCGGGGCTGCTTACTTGGCCGGTCTTGCGATAGGCTATTGGGCAGACCTGTCGGATATCTCCAATTTATGGAAGCGCGAGCATACCTTTACACCGCGTATGGAAGAGAACAGACGCTGTGCCTTGTACGAAGGATGGAAGAAGGCTGTCCGTACAGCACGAGCTTTTAAATAACGGATAGGAAGTGTGGAGGGTCAATCATGAACATAAGCAAAAAGCTGGTGAAGCTGGAGGGGCATGAGGACTATCTGGAGCTGGCGACCGATGCTGCGAAGTATCGCATCTATCTGATGAACGACTCGGTCATTCGTATTCGTTGCACCTTCGACGAGCAGTTCGCTCCAGAAGCATCGTACGCGCTGACCATGACGGCATGGGAAGATCACATGGACGAACTGGTCGAGGAGAGACGAAGAATAACGCCGCTGCGTGCCGAGTATGAGGATCAGGGAACACATGTGCTGATGCGAACCGGACAATTACAAATGACGATTCAGAGGGAGCCCTTCGCCATTACGATTGCGGATGCGCAAGGCCGGGTGCTTCACGAGGATCTGAAGGAGCGCTCCTACCTGAAGGACCCGCAGGGGCGCGTCTACCATTATTCATGCATGAGCGATGAGGACTATTACTATGGCTTCGGTGAGAAGAGTGGATACTTGAACAAGAAGAAGCGAAGAATGCGGATGCATAACGTCGACACGATCGGCTACGATTCCGAGCATACGGACCCTCTGTATAAGCATATTCCATTCTATATCAAGTTTAACGGTCAGGCGCAGATGGCTACGGGCTTGTTCTATCACAACACGCACGATTCGACCTTCGATGTCGGAGGCGAGCGCAGCGGATATTGGAATAAGTACAGCTACTTCTGTGCCGATGGCGGAGAGCTTGACTTCTTCTTCATGCATGGTCCAACCATTCAGGACGTCGTTCGCCATTATACGGATCTTACGGGCAAAACGATTTTGCCGACCCGATATTCGCTGGGCTATATGGGATCAACGATGTATTACACAGAGCTGGAGCGCGATTCGGATCAGGCGATCTTAAAGTTTCTGGATAAATGTGAGACTGAGGGCATTCCGTGTGACGGCTTCTTCATGTCGTCTGGCTACACGACGGGTCACGATGGCAAGCGGTATGTATTTAATTGGAATTACGATCGCTTCCCGGACCCGCAGCGTTTTATTGAAGAGATGCAGAGTAAGGGGGCTGCGCTTGCCCCGAATGTGAAGCCGGGCATGCTGCTCACCCATCCGTTATATAGGCAGTTCGACGAGGCAGGGGCCTATATACAGGATGAGAAGGGAGCACGGAGTGAGACAGACCGCTACTGGGGGGGGCAGGCGTCCTTCGTCGATTTCACGAATCCTAACGGCAGGGCGTTGTGGAAGAAGCATCTGATCGATTCGTTCATCAGCAAGGGTGTTACATCGATCTGGAACGATAACAATGAATATGAGATTCAGAACCCGCATGCGCTGTGCGACTTCGAGGGCCAGAAGAAGGAAGTGAGCGCGCTTAGACCGATACTGCCGAACTTGATGGCTCAGATGGCGAAGGAAGCGATTGTGGAGGCGGCACCTGGTACAAGGCCGTACATTGTGAACCGAGCGGGCTTCGCTGGCATTCAGCGCTATGCGCAGACATGGGCCGGAGATAACAGCACAAGCTGGCATAGCTTGAAGTTCAACATTCCCGTTATACTCGGACTGGGACTCTCAGGTGTGGCCAATCAGGGCTGCGATATCGGCGGCTTCTTCGGTCCGGCGCCAGAGCCGGAGTTGTTCGTCCGCTGGGTGCAGAACGGAATATTCCAGCCGAGATTCTCGATCCATTCCTGCAATACCGATAATACGGTGACAGAGCCGTGGATGTACCCTTCATATACACCGTATATTCGGGACGCTATTCAGCTTCGCTATATGCTCGTGCCGTATCTGTATGCCTTGCTCCACGAGGCGTCTGTGATCGGGTCGCCAGTGATGAGGCCGATGGTGTACGAGTTCGAGCACGATGCGGCTACCTGGGAGGAGAGCTTCGACTTCATGCTCGGCCGTTCGCTTCTGGTGGCGAACGTTCTGGAGAAGGGCGCGAGCACAAGAGCGGTTTATTTGCCCAAGGGTAGCGAATGGGTTCATTGGGAGACGAGAGAGCGCTATGCCGGAGGGCAGACGATTGAGCTATCGGTATCGATCGGAACGATTCCGATGCTCATCCGAAGCGGAGCGATCATTCCGCTTGCCCCGCAGCTTCGTAACATTCATAAGGATCGCATCGAAGAGCTGCACCTGCTGGTCGAGCCGTCGGAGAGCTCCAGCTTCGACCTATATGAGGATGATGGCGTATCGAACCGCTACAAGAGCGGGGAATATGTGCGAACGACGATATCCGTCGAGGCCGCTCGGGATACACGGATCTCCTTCTGCAGAGAAGGGTCCTATGAGAGCCCAGTGAAGATGATGCTCCTCGAGCTCATTGTGAAGGAGATAGCCCCTGTTCGGGTTGCGCTGCAAGGTCTTCCGCTGCCGATGTTCCTAGATGCAACGGAGTGGAGCGTGAGCGAGGAGGGCTGGTACTACGATATGGAGCGTAGAGCGGTCCGTATCAAGTACACCAACGTAAGCGCGGATTACGATGTAACGGTCAGCTTTGACGTGAAGGATTTGATTTCTATATAAATAACTTCGCTTTATTCGGAGGATTACGAGATGGGGAGCTTCTCAACGAAAGCAAGAGCTAGTGTCTTACAAAGTCTGCACCAACAAAGCTTCGATGTGCTGATCATTGGCGGCGGAATTACAGGTGCCGGGATTGCATTAGATGCGGTCACCCGGGGAATGAGCACCGTGCTGGTGGAGATGCAGGACTTCGCAGCAGGTACGTCCAGCCGATCGACGAAGCTCGTTCACGGCGGGCTGCGCTACTTGAAGCAGCTTGAGGTGAAGATGGTTGCGGAGGTCGGCAAGGAGCGTACAGTCGTGTATGAGAACGGTCCGCATGTAACGACGCCGGAGTGGATGCTATTGCCGTTGTACGAGAACGGAACATTCGGCCGTCTTAGTACCTCGCTGGGCTTACGGATGTATGACTTCCTAGCGGGTGTGAAGCGGAGCGAGCGCCGTTCGATGCTCAGCGTACAAGAGACGCTGCAGCGCGAGCCTCTGCTGAAGCGCGACGGTCTGAAGGGCAGCGGAGTGTACGTCGAGTATCGGACCGATGATGCGCGGCTTACGATTGAAGTCATGAAGGAAGCGGTCAAGCGAGGTGCGAAGGCGGTCAATTATGCCAAGGTCGAGCAGCTGTTGTATAAGGACGGCAACGTTATCGGTGTGAAGGTGAAGGATGTCATTCACGGAGGCTACTACGAGCTATTCGCACGTCGTATTGTCAATGCAGCTGGGCCGTGGGTCGATACGCTGCGTGAGCTTGACGGCTCGAAGGAGAAGAAGCACCTTCAACTGACGAAGGGGGTGCATCTTGTCATCGACCAGTCGCGCTTCCCGCTGAAGCAGGCGGTCTACTTTGATACGAAGGACGGTCGGATGATATTCGCGATTCCGCGGGACGGGAAGACGTATGTCGGCACGACCGATACAGTGTATGAGGGTGACATCGCCCATCCGAGAATGACGGCCGAGGACCGTGCATATATCATCGATGCGATCCTAGATATGTTCCCATCCTTGAATATTGGCCCGGATGATATTGAATCGAGCTGGGCCGGACTGAGGCCGCTCATCTTCGAGGAAGGCAAGAGCGCGTCCGAGATTTCTAGGAGGGATGAGATCTGGGAATCAAAATCCGGGCTCATCACGATTGCGGGGGGTAAGCTCACCGGCTACCGGAGGATGGCTGAGATGGTCGTGGACCGATTGACGGAGCTGTTCCAGCAGGCAGGCATGCAACCATTCAAGCCGTGCGTAACGAGGACGATGCCGATCTCGGGAGGGAACGTAGGCGGCCCGGATCGATTCTCGTCGTTCATCCATTCGAAGACAACGGAAGGCGTCAAGCTCGGCATGTCGCGCGAGCAGGCAGAGACGCTTGTTCGCCGCTACGGCTCGAATGTTGACCGACTATTCACGCTTGCTGCCGCTTACGGGAAGGATGCGGAGAGTTACGGTCTTCCAGTTGATGTGATGGCTATGCTGGTGTACGCAATGGAGGAGGAGCTGACAGTGAAGCCGATCGACTTCTTCAATCGCCGCACAGGCGCCATGCTCTTCGATATCGGCTGGGTACAAAGGTATCGTCCGTCCGTCCTCGTCTTCATGGCGCAATATTTAGATTGGAGCACGGAAGAAACGCAGCGATACGGCGAAGAGCTGGATCAGCAGCTGCATGAAGTGGTCGTGCCGGGCTGATACGGTTTACCGAGGGCAATTCAAGTGAACCCTGTCTTCGCTCTACTTTCAACAGGTACAGCCTGCATCTCGTCAGATGCAGGCTGTTTGCCATGCCCCTCTGTCCGCCTACTACATCGGGTGCCGCCTGTCCATAGTTACGATCTGACGGGTCATCCCCTCCTGCTGAATCAAGTCGCAGATCACGGCTGCAAGTAACTTATAGCGCTCATTGCAATAAAAAAGCGTTTACACATCTTCCAACCTCTAGCTATAATACATCAGTAGTTGAATAAGCCGTTTGCACCAATAAATGAAAAGGGGGCGGATCCAGATATGAAGTTACAGCATGTGTTTACTCCAGCGGTCAAGACGCTAGATGCGTTAAAGTATTGGCAGAAGTTTATTTTAATTGGCTTGATCTTGCTCTCTCCAATGCTCGGTATGATGATGAAGATCATCGGCACCTTGAATGAGCAAGTGGTCAGCGATATGAAACGGCTAGACGGAGCCGCCTACAACAGCTTGGTCAAAAATTTCATTCAGGACCTCCAGCAACATCGGGGATTGTCGGTAAGCTATCTGGGCGGTGATCCGAGTATGAAGGAGCAGTACGCAGCCAAGCAGCAAGAGCTGGCGGAGGACATCCGAGCCATTGATGAGCTCGACCAGCGCGTTGGCGCATCCTTGCAAGCCTCCGAGCAGTGGACGAAGCTGAAGGAGCAATGGCTGTCGCTTGAAGAGAGTATGGAGAAGCGAACCGTTGAGGAAGCGAAGTTTGTCCAAAACATCTATATAGAGAAGCTGCTTAGCTTCATGAACGATATCGCCGATAACTCTTCGTTAACTGCTGAGGAGTCTCTATTCACGATGTATCTGGTTCAGAGCACGACTCGAACGTTGCCTGAGCTGACCGAGCGACTCGGGCAAACAAGGGCGGACGGCGTTAGTGTGCTGGCTGATCAACATATTTCCTTGCAGGAGCGGATGCAGTTCAATGCGTTGGAGACGTATGTGAACAACCGTCTTCAGATTTTGCAGCGAGAGACTAGCCATATGTTCAAGGGAAAGCCTGAGCTGGAGGGTCAGCTGGGGGCTCTATATACGGATGCGGTGCAGGAGACGACGAAGCTCGTAGATATCGTAAAAAATAACTTCATCTATGTCGATGTACCGTCATTGAGCTCGGAGCAATATTTCGAGGCGGCTACCCAAACGATCAACGCCAGCTTCAAGCTGTACGACGCTGAAGCAGCGGTGCTTCAGACGATATTACAGGAGCGAATCGATGCTGCACGGACGAGCATGTACGTACGTAGTACTCTGCTTATCATCAGCGGGCTGCTGGGCATCTATGCCTTCATCGGCTTGTACATGTCGACGCAGCGAGTGGTCAACGTATTGAAGGAGCTGACGTCGAAGGTTGCAGACGGCGACCTGACGACGCGTGTCTCGCTCGGAACGAAGGATGAGATGCGCTCTGTGGCTGATGCCTTCAACGACATGGTGAGTAAGCTACGCGGGCTGATCGAGCAGGTCGGGCTGTCCTCGGAGCAGGTGTCTGCCTCCTCGCAGCAGCTTCATGCCAGTGCGGAGCAGTCGAGTCAAGCGACCGAGCAGGTGGCGGCGGTTGTGCAGGACGTCGCAACGGGAGCAGACCATCAGCTTACCCGCGTCAGTGAGAGCGTGAGGACGCTGGAGGAGCTGTCAACAGGCATAGGGCGTATGGCGGAGAGCGCTTCCTCCATGTCGGACAGCTCCAGATATACGATGGAGAAGGCTGAGGAAGGGGGCCGCTCCGTGCAGGTTACGCTGCAGCAGATGAGCTCCATTGAGCAATCGGTGGAGGCGACCGATGCGGTCATTCGGCTGTTCGATCAGAAGTCGCAGCAAATCCAGCAAATTCTCTCGGTTATTACGGATATTGCCAGACAGACAAATTTGCTCGCTCTGAATGCTGCCATCGAGGCGGCACGGGCAGGTGAGCAAGGACGCGGCTTCGCCGTTGTGGCGGGAGAAGTAAGGAAGCTCGCTGAGCAATCGTCAGCCTCCTCCTCGCAGATCGCCGCGTTAGTTCATGATATTCAGAGCGACATGAAGCGGTCGGTTGCGGCGATGGTCCATGTGAAGGGTGAGGTGCAGGAGGGCTTGAAGGTGACGCAGGCGACGAGCAGCATCTTCAAGGAGATCGTAGCCGCGACGACGTCGATGGCGGGCCGGATCGAGGATCTTGCCGCTACGGCGGAGGAGATGGCAGCGGGCTCGGAGCAGGTGAACAGCTCGGCTGCTATTATAGCTGAGATAGCGGGACAAGCGACCGTCAGCTCACAGGAGGCTGCGTCGCTGACGGAGGAGCAGCTGGCCTCGATGGAGGAGATTGCGGCATCGGCTGCGCACTTGTCCAGCATGGCCGAGGAGCTGCAGACAGCTGTGTCGCGATTTAAGCTGTAGCTTGGCGATCATCGGACAGCGGTACGGCATGCGCATGAGAATTTTTACCGTGGTAGGTGTATAATAGGGCTGTTGGGCAGCACGAGCAGATGGACGCTTATGCTTCCAGTTGCAGCTGCCTATGAAGCTGCGGTTAACCATTCTTATACGAATCGAGGAGCTGCGATGACACAACATTCATCTACCCACGAAGCGGGCTGGCGCTTCGACAATAGCTACATCCGACTGTCGGACCTGTTCTACGCGAGACAGGAGCCGACACCTGTACGCTCGCCGAAGCTCGTCCTGCTGAATGAGCCGCTCGCCGCTTCGCTCGGACTGAACCCCGAGGTACTGCGCAGTCCGGTGAGCACGGAGGTGCTTGCCGGCAATCGGCTGCCGCAAGGGGCAGAGCCGCTGGCGCAATCGTATGCAGGGCACCAGTTCGGGTACTTCACGATGCTGGGGGATGGCCGTGCGATCTTGCTCGGCGAGCAGCTGACGCCGACGGGGGAGAGGGTCGACATACAGCTGAAGGGACCGGGACGAACGCCGTACTCGCGTACGGGCGATGGCCGGGCTGCGCTCGGTCCGATGCTGCGGGAGTATATCATCAGCGAGGCGATGCATGCGCTCGGCATTCCGACGACGCGAAGTCTAGCTGTCACGACGACCGGGCAGCCTGTGCATCGCGAGACGGAGCTGCCGGGGGCGGTGCTGACGCGTGTTGCGGCCAGTCATATTCGGGTCGGTACCTTCCAATTCGCGGCCAAATGGGGCTCGGTCGAGGAGCTGAGGGCTCTGGCGGACTATACGGTGGAACGACATGATCCGGAGGCTGCAACGGCGGACAATCGTTACTTGGCGCTGCTGCACGGAGTCGTCGAGAGACAAGCGTCGCTGCTCGCGAAGTGGCAGCTTGTCGGCTTCGTGCATGGGGTTATGAATACGGACAATATGACGCTGAGCGGCGAGACGATCGACTACGGTCCGTGTGCCTTCATGGATACGTACGATCCGATGACGGTGTTCAGCTCGATTGACAGACAGGGTCGCTATGCGTACGGCAATCAGCCGGCCATTGCCGCATGGAATCTCGCGAGACTAGCCGAGTCACTGCTGCCGCTGCTGCACGAGGATCAAGAGCAGGCAGTGCAGGCGGCCGAGAGGGCGATTGCCCAGTTCGCAGGGCTATATCAGCGCAACTGGCTGTCCGGGATGCGGGCGAAGCTCGGTCTGTTCAACGAGGAGGCGGACGATCAGGCGCTCGTCGACGAGCTGCTCGCTCTCATGCAGAAGACGCGCGCCGACTACACGAACACGTTCCGTGCGCTGACGCTCGGTACGCTTGAGGAGACTTCGCTGTCCGGTACAGCGGAGCTCACACCTTGGCTGGAGCGCTGGCGGGCACGGCTCGGCAGACAGGTGGAGAATGCGGCTGCGTCGCAGAAGCTGATGCAGGCGAGCAATCCTGCAGTCATTCCGCGCAATCATCGGGTCGAGGCGGCGCTCGAGGCGGCAGAGCAGCATGGCGATTACAGCGTGCTGGAGCGGCTGCTCGCTGCCTTGAGACAGCCGTATGCCTATGTCCCCGAGCAGGCCGAGTATGCGGAGCAGCCGGAACGATCGGAGCGTCCGTACCGTACGTATTGCGGGACTTGATGGAAGAGGGAGCCGGTCCTATGACAGTTCAGCTCAATGAAGCAGTACAGCTGCTCGCCCGTACGCCGCAGGCGCTGGAGCAGCTGCTGGTCGGCTTGTCGGACGAGTGGCTGACATGTAATGAAGGCGAAGGTACGTGGAATGCGACTGAGGTTGTGGAGCATCTGCTGGTGGCCGAGAGGACGAATTGGATTCCGCGGCTCGAGTGGCTGATGAAGGAAGGGGAGGGGCGGGCCTTCCCTC
Above is a genomic segment from Paenibacillus sp. YYML68 containing:
- a CDS encoding glycerol-3-phosphate dehydrogenase/oxidase, with the translated sequence MGSFSTKARASVLQSLHQQSFDVLIIGGGITGAGIALDAVTRGMSTVLVEMQDFAAGTSSRSTKLVHGGLRYLKQLEVKMVAEVGKERTVVYENGPHVTTPEWMLLPLYENGTFGRLSTSLGLRMYDFLAGVKRSERRSMLSVQETLQREPLLKRDGLKGSGVYVEYRTDDARLTIEVMKEAVKRGAKAVNYAKVEQLLYKDGNVIGVKVKDVIHGGYYELFARRIVNAAGPWVDTLRELDGSKEKKHLQLTKGVHLVIDQSRFPLKQAVYFDTKDGRMIFAIPRDGKTYVGTTDTVYEGDIAHPRMTAEDRAYIIDAILDMFPSLNIGPDDIESSWAGLRPLIFEEGKSASEISRRDEIWESKSGLITIAGGKLTGYRRMAEMVVDRLTELFQQAGMQPFKPCVTRTMPISGGNVGGPDRFSSFIHSKTTEGVKLGMSREQAETLVRRYGSNVDRLFTLAAAYGKDAESYGLPVDVMAMLVYAMEEELTVKPIDFFNRRTGAMLFDIGWVQRYRPSVLVFMAQYLDWSTEETQRYGEELDQQLHEVVVPG
- a CDS encoding methyl-accepting chemotaxis protein, with protein sequence MKLQHVFTPAVKTLDALKYWQKFILIGLILLSPMLGMMMKIIGTLNEQVVSDMKRLDGAAYNSLVKNFIQDLQQHRGLSVSYLGGDPSMKEQYAAKQQELAEDIRAIDELDQRVGASLQASEQWTKLKEQWLSLEESMEKRTVEEAKFVQNIYIEKLLSFMNDIADNSSLTAEESLFTMYLVQSTTRTLPELTERLGQTRADGVSVLADQHISLQERMQFNALETYVNNRLQILQRETSHMFKGKPELEGQLGALYTDAVQETTKLVDIVKNNFIYVDVPSLSSEQYFEAATQTINASFKLYDAEAAVLQTILQERIDAARTSMYVRSTLLIISGLLGIYAFIGLYMSTQRVVNVLKELTSKVADGDLTTRVSLGTKDEMRSVADAFNDMVSKLRGLIEQVGLSSEQVSASSQQLHASAEQSSQATEQVAAVVQDVATGADHQLTRVSESVRTLEELSTGIGRMAESASSMSDSSRYTMEKAEEGGRSVQVTLQQMSSIEQSVEATDAVIRLFDQKSQQIQQILSVITDIARQTNLLALNAAIEAARAGEQGRGFAVVAGEVRKLAEQSSASSSQIAALVHDIQSDMKRSVAAMVHVKGEVQEGLKVTQATSSIFKEIVAATTSMAGRIEDLAATAEEMAAGSEQVNSSAAIIAEIAGQATVSSQEAASLTEEQLASMEEIAASAAHLSSMAEELQTAVSRFKL
- a CDS encoding YdiU family protein, with product MTQHSSTHEAGWRFDNSYIRLSDLFYARQEPTPVRSPKLVLLNEPLAASLGLNPEVLRSPVSTEVLAGNRLPQGAEPLAQSYAGHQFGYFTMLGDGRAILLGEQLTPTGERVDIQLKGPGRTPYSRTGDGRAALGPMLREYIISEAMHALGIPTTRSLAVTTTGQPVHRETELPGAVLTRVAASHIRVGTFQFAAKWGSVEELRALADYTVERHDPEAATADNRYLALLHGVVERQASLLAKWQLVGFVHGVMNTDNMTLSGETIDYGPCAFMDTYDPMTVFSSIDRQGRYAYGNQPAIAAWNLARLAESLLPLLHEDQEQAVQAAERAIAQFAGLYQRNWLSGMRAKLGLFNEEADDQALVDELLALMQKTRADYTNTFRALTLGTLEETSLSGTAELTPWLERWRARLGRQVENAAASQKLMQASNPAVIPRNHRVEAALEAAEQHGDYSVLERLLAALRQPYAYVPEQAEYAEQPERSERPYRTYCGT